In a genomic window of Curtobacterium flaccumfaciens pv. betae:
- the thiM gene encoding hydroxyethylthiazole kinase, translating to METVAPSPAWAHRTAELLEAVRARAPLVQCITNTVVQNVTANVLLALGASPAMVDVATEAGPFARVADALLVNTGTPHAEPRVAALEAVHAARDAGTPWVLDPVAVGSLPVRTALARDLLALRPTVLRGNASEVLALLGDSAGGRGVDSTMGTEDARVASVAAADGRLVAAVAVSGAVDLLVAPGIGVVRVANGTDLLTRITGGGCALGAVVAAFTSVAPEDAGAAAVAATAVHTIAAELAAREAGGPGTFQPLFLDRLASLTPEDVVREARITLEAAPALDARAVSA from the coding sequence ATGGAAACCGTTGCGCCCTCCCCTGCCTGGGCCCACCGAACCGCCGAACTGCTCGAGGCCGTGCGTGCCCGGGCCCCGCTGGTGCAGTGCATCACGAACACCGTCGTGCAGAACGTCACGGCGAACGTGCTGCTCGCGCTCGGGGCCTCGCCCGCGATGGTCGACGTGGCGACCGAGGCGGGGCCGTTCGCCCGCGTCGCGGATGCCCTGCTGGTGAACACCGGCACCCCGCACGCCGAACCGCGGGTCGCCGCGCTCGAGGCCGTGCACGCGGCCCGTGACGCGGGCACCCCGTGGGTCCTGGACCCGGTGGCCGTCGGTTCGCTGCCGGTGCGGACCGCCCTGGCGCGTGACCTGCTCGCGCTGCGCCCGACGGTGCTGCGGGGCAACGCGTCCGAGGTGCTCGCCCTGCTCGGCGACTCGGCCGGTGGCCGCGGGGTCGACAGCACCATGGGCACGGAGGACGCCCGGGTCGCGTCCGTCGCTGCTGCGGACGGGAGGCTCGTGGCTGCGGTGGCCGTGTCGGGTGCGGTCGATCTGCTGGTCGCGCCCGGCATCGGTGTGGTCCGGGTCGCGAACGGGACCGACCTGCTGACGCGGATCACCGGTGGCGGGTGCGCGCTGGGCGCGGTCGTCGCCGCCTTCACGTCGGTCGCGCCGGAGGACGCGGGGGCCGCTGCCGTCGCCGCCACCGCGGTGCACACGATCGCCGCCGAGCTCGCGGCACGGGAGGCCGGCGGACCGGGGACCTTCCAGCCGCTGTTCCTCGACCGGCTGGCGTCGCTGACCCCGGAGGACGTCGTCCGCGAGGCCCGGATCACCCTCGAGGCCGCTCCTGCGCTCGACGCCCGGGCGGTGTCGGCGTGA
- a CDS encoding NUDIX domain-containing protein: MPDATPPGPPPGPRDPGDAWAVGPDGTKAWGRFGAAGLLVDDGAGRVLLQHRVEWSHHGGTWGIPGGARHQGEAAVTAALRESAEEAGVPDDAIALRHTALLDLGFWTYTTVVGRASRPFEPVIADRESLALSWIPIDQVDDLPLHPGFGRSWPALRATVATTPHVVVDAANVVGSVPDGWWKDRAGAASRLLAQVSALAAGGVSASLLDLPFARWWPRWTVVLEGEARAAADVAATGAVDVVRAPASGDDAIVESARAAVQAGDGPVVVVTADRELRDRVEALGAVVHGPSWLRDQL, from the coding sequence GTGCCAGATGCAACGCCCCCCGGGCCCCCACCCGGCCCCCGCGACCCCGGCGACGCCTGGGCGGTCGGCCCCGACGGCACCAAGGCGTGGGGACGCTTCGGCGCCGCCGGCCTGCTCGTCGACGACGGCGCCGGCCGCGTGCTCCTGCAGCACCGCGTCGAGTGGAGCCACCACGGCGGCACCTGGGGCATCCCCGGCGGCGCACGGCACCAGGGCGAAGCAGCCGTGACCGCCGCCCTCCGCGAATCCGCCGAGGAAGCCGGTGTGCCCGACGACGCGATCGCCCTGCGCCACACGGCACTGCTCGACCTGGGGTTCTGGACCTACACGACCGTCGTGGGGCGCGCCTCCCGACCCTTCGAACCCGTCATCGCCGACCGCGAGAGCCTCGCCCTGTCGTGGATCCCGATCGACCAGGTCGACGACCTGCCCCTGCACCCCGGCTTCGGCAGGTCGTGGCCGGCGCTCCGCGCCACCGTCGCGACCACACCGCACGTCGTCGTCGACGCGGCGAACGTCGTCGGCAGCGTGCCCGACGGCTGGTGGAAGGACCGAGCCGGCGCCGCGTCACGCCTGCTCGCCCAGGTGTCGGCGCTCGCCGCGGGCGGGGTGTCCGCATCGTTGCTGGACCTGCCGTTCGCCCGGTGGTGGCCGCGGTGGACCGTGGTGCTCGAGGGGGAGGCCCGGGCCGCTGCGGACGTCGCCGCCACGGGCGCTGTCGACGTCGTCCGTGCTCCGGCCTCCGGCGACGACGCGATCGTCGAGTCCGCGCGGGCCGCGGTGCAGGCCGGCGACGGGCCGGTCGTCGTCGTGACGGCCGACCGCGAGCTCCGCGACCGCGTCGAGGCCCTCGGCGCGGTCGTCCACGGGCCGTCCTGGTTGCGCGACCAGCTGTAG
- a CDS encoding metallophosphoesterase family protein has protein sequence MTTSFVLLSDTHLPKRARDLPPGLWADVDAADLVVHAGDWVDLATLDAVQARSRRFEGVRGNNDGPEFDDRLPLVARFGVEDLRFALVHETGASTGRERRMDAEYPDTDVLVFGHSHIPWDTVAPSGMRLLNPGSPTDRRRQPDHTWMRGTVTGAELSVELVRLPPVAR, from the coding sequence GTGACGACGTCGTTCGTCCTGCTGTCCGACACGCACCTGCCGAAGCGCGCGAGGGACCTGCCGCCCGGGCTGTGGGCCGACGTCGACGCGGCCGACCTCGTGGTGCACGCGGGGGACTGGGTCGACCTGGCGACCCTCGACGCCGTGCAGGCGCGGTCCCGCCGCTTCGAGGGCGTGCGGGGCAACAACGACGGTCCGGAGTTCGACGACCGGCTGCCGCTCGTCGCCCGGTTCGGCGTCGAGGACCTGCGCTTCGCCCTGGTGCACGAGACCGGGGCGTCGACCGGTCGGGAACGGCGGATGGACGCCGAGTACCCGGACACCGACGTGCTCGTCTTCGGTCACTCGCACATCCCGTGGGACACCGTGGCACCGTCGGGGATGCGCCTGCTGAACCCCGGTTCGCCGACCGACCGCCGTCGCCAGCCCGACCACACGTGGATGCGCGGCACGGTCACCGGCGCCGAGCTGTCCGTCGAACTGGTGCGGCTGCCGCCGGTCGCCCGCTAG
- the thiD gene encoding bifunctional hydroxymethylpyrimidine kinase/phosphomethylpyrimidine kinase, producing MSVPRVLSIAGTDPTGGAGMQADLKAIAAHDGYGMGVVTALVAQNTHGVRSVHVPDVGFLREQLVAVSDDVVVDAVKIGMLGTADVVRVVTDWLREHRPAVVVVDPVMVATSGDRLLDEDAASAMGALFALADLVTPNRAELVVLAELAESGAAGSGSSASTSASSLDAARAVAARWDVLVLAKGGHDEGPTSDDVLVAPDGTVRVFTGPRVATTNTHGTGCSLSSAIATLAARHGDWELAVGAAKEWLSAALRGADALSVGSGNGPVDHGAQARAALPALSYTDVWWADAASMLQETIDCAFLVALRDGTLEPEVFAGYLAQDVHYLRAYERHLAALGVGAPGAGSDAGAAAAAAFWAAAAQGCADEARDLHHRRLAGSHADDPVHPTCAGYLAHLQQAADSGSAAVLAAAVLPCFRVYAWVGSQLGVAPDGHAFADWITAYGDPGFAASSAEATRLVEELARAATPDERGRMARAFRRSTEWELAFFRMPTEARDRGERATGASGRPAAAAPVRRTARRR from the coding sequence ATGAGCGTCCCACGGGTGCTGAGCATCGCCGGGACCGACCCGACGGGCGGGGCCGGGATGCAGGCGGACCTCAAGGCGATCGCCGCGCACGACGGGTACGGGATGGGGGTCGTGACGGCGCTCGTCGCGCAGAACACGCACGGGGTGCGGTCGGTGCACGTGCCGGACGTCGGGTTCCTGCGGGAGCAGCTCGTCGCGGTGTCGGACGACGTCGTGGTCGACGCGGTGAAGATCGGGATGCTCGGCACCGCCGACGTCGTGCGGGTCGTGACGGACTGGCTGCGGGAGCACCGGCCGGCGGTGGTCGTCGTCGACCCGGTGATGGTGGCGACGAGCGGGGACCGGCTGCTCGACGAGGACGCGGCGTCGGCCATGGGGGCGCTGTTCGCGCTCGCCGACCTGGTGACGCCGAACCGGGCCGAGCTCGTGGTGCTGGCGGAGCTGGCGGAGTCTGGTGCGGCTGGTTCCGGTTCGTCTGCATCGACGTCGGCTTCGTCGCTGGATGCCGCGCGTGCGGTGGCGGCGCGGTGGGACGTCCTGGTGCTGGCGAAGGGCGGCCACGACGAGGGTCCGACCTCCGACGACGTGCTCGTGGCACCGGACGGCACCGTGCGGGTGTTCACCGGCCCCAGGGTCGCGACGACGAACACGCACGGCACCGGGTGCTCGCTGTCCAGTGCGATCGCGACGCTCGCCGCACGGCACGGCGACTGGGAGCTCGCGGTCGGGGCGGCGAAGGAGTGGCTGTCGGCGGCGCTCCGCGGGGCCGATGCGCTGTCGGTCGGGAGCGGCAACGGCCCGGTCGACCACGGGGCGCAGGCGCGGGCAGCCCTGCCGGCGCTGTCGTACACGGACGTGTGGTGGGCGGATGCGGCATCGATGCTGCAGGAGACGATCGACTGCGCGTTCCTGGTGGCGCTCCGGGACGGGACGCTCGAGCCGGAGGTGTTCGCGGGCTACCTGGCGCAGGACGTCCACTACCTGCGGGCGTACGAGCGGCACCTGGCGGCGCTCGGGGTCGGTGCACCAGGTGCCGGTTCGGATGCGGGTGCTGCCGCTGCTGCTGCGTTCTGGGCGGCTGCTGCGCAGGGGTGTGCCGACGAGGCCCGCGACCTGCACCACCGTCGGCTGGCCGGCTCACACGCCGACGATCCCGTGCACCCCACGTGCGCCGGGTACCTCGCACACCTGCAGCAGGCTGCCGACTCCGGCTCCGCGGCGGTGCTCGCCGCCGCGGTGCTGCCCTGCTTCCGGGTCTACGCCTGGGTCGGGTCGCAGCTCGGGGTCGCTCCGGACGGGCACGCCTTCGCCGACTGGATCACGGCGTACGGGGACCCGGGGTTCGCGGCGTCGAGTGCCGAGGCGACCCGGCTCGTCGAGGAGCTGGCCCGTGCCGCGACTCCCGACGAGCGAGGGCGGATGGCGCGGGCGTTCCGGCGTTCGACGGAGTGGGAGCTCGCGTTCTTCCGGATGCCGACGGAGGCACGCGACCGGGGCGAGCGGGCAACCGGGGCTAGCGGGCGACCGGCGGCAGCCGCACCAGTTCGACGGACAGCTCGGCGCCGGTGA
- a CDS encoding thiamine phosphate synthase, which yields MSGLQSAGFGVYLVTDGALADRHGIGVLGVVRAAVHAGVRIVQVRDKDASARDLLALTAAVADAVGDRARVVVDDRLDVVLAARHAGHRVAGVHLGQSDVPVTAARALLGADAHVGLTANTFAHLAAVERLPRGTVDLLGVGVVHPTATKADHPPALGHDGFARLAAATDLPCVAIGGVTLDDVVPLRAAGAAGVAIVSGICAAADPGSAAAAYVAAWGPGPGHAAEAGRPAEGAPVLPASTHHGADA from the coding sequence GTGAGCGGGCTGCAGTCTGCGGGGTTCGGCGTCTACCTGGTGACCGACGGTGCCCTGGCCGACCGGCACGGCATCGGGGTGCTCGGGGTCGTCCGCGCCGCCGTGCACGCCGGGGTCCGGATCGTGCAGGTGCGGGACAAGGACGCCTCGGCGCGTGACCTGCTCGCCCTGACCGCCGCGGTCGCCGACGCCGTCGGGGACCGCGCGAGGGTGGTGGTCGACGACCGGCTCGACGTCGTCCTCGCCGCACGGCACGCGGGACACCGGGTCGCGGGCGTGCACCTCGGCCAGTCCGACGTCCCCGTCACGGCCGCCCGTGCCCTGCTCGGAGCGGACGCCCACGTGGGCCTCACGGCGAACACGTTCGCGCACCTGGCTGCCGTCGAACGACTCCCCCGCGGCACCGTGGACCTGCTCGGCGTCGGGGTCGTGCACCCCACGGCGACGAAGGCCGACCACCCGCCGGCCCTCGGCCACGACGGGTTCGCCCGGTTGGCCGCCGCCACCGACCTGCCGTGCGTGGCGATCGGTGGGGTGACCCTCGACGACGTCGTGCCGCTCCGGGCAGCCGGTGCCGCGGGCGTCGCGATCGTGTCGGGCATCTGCGCCGCGGCCGACCCCGGGTCCGCCGCGGCGGCGTACGTGGCCGCGTGGGGCCCTGGACCCGGCCACGCGGCGGAGGCGGGGCGGCCCGCAGAAGGTGCACCGGTCCTCCCGGCCTCCACGCACCACGGGGCGGACGCATGA